Proteins encoded together in one Borrelia turicatae 91E135 window:
- a CDS encoding chromosome replication/partitioning protein: MSKNIIVLNDREKGLMRISQEEEYENYKFALRKSMINDIENKIQIMEILYNIKTKNLYLIDGYKSFEAFINKFLIKKTQAYSYLKIYEHVLRGDLSINDIKQRGVVDVYKSIKSNEVTSKKSKKNPIKPLRFQLKTEQAYEFYKKNSEFTSFLLEEIFSNEGNILEQLKIRYRNLKNN; encoded by the coding sequence GTGTCAAAAAATATAATTGTTTTAAATGATAGGGAAAAGGGTTTGATGCGCATTTCGCAAGAGGAAGAATATGAGAATTATAAGTTCGCTTTAAGGAAAAGTATGATCAATGACATTGAAAATAAAATTCAAATAATGGAAATTTTATACAATATAAAAACCAAAAATCTTTACCTTATTGACGGATATAAAAGTTTTGAGGCGTTTATCAATAAATTTTTGATTAAAAAAACACAAGCATATTCATATTTGAAAATATATGAACATGTATTAAGGGGTGATTTAAGTATAAATGATATTAAACAAAGGGGAGTAGTAGATGTTTATAAAAGTATCAAATCAAATGAAGTTACCAGTAAAAAATCGAAAAAAAATCCAATAAAGCCGTTGCGTTTTCAACTTAAAACAGAGCAAGCATATGAATTTTATAAGAAAAATTCTGAATTTACAAGTTTTCTTTTAGAAGAGATTTTTAGTAATGAAGGGAACATTTTAGAACAGTTGAAAATCAGATATAGAAATTTAAAAAACAATTGA
- a CDS encoding ParA family protein: MDKKKPEIITIANIKGGVGKSILTIIFSYILKDAGKKILVIDLDPQNSLTSYFMQYIKNLEVNNVYEFLRENTNLDFNKYLNKINDRMYLLPSHPNLHLFNQQVDSYKVLSLKHRLKNFLVSYYFDYVLIDTPPNLDSLLDNALHITDKLVIPIQVERFSVESLSILMKYISKISIYIDKDIDISIVENQFMKNRNTFKDIENSIQEKYGNFIKGKVHFSNKVKVFTNNLQEPSYKEIYYQECSECLNNILKI, from the coding sequence ATGGATAAAAAAAAACCAGAAATAATCACAATTGCTAATATCAAGGGTGGTGTTGGAAAAAGCATTTTAACTATTATTTTTAGTTATATTTTAAAAGATGCGGGCAAGAAGATTTTAGTTATAGACTTGGATCCTCAAAATAGTTTAACCAGTTATTTTATGCAATATATAAAAAATTTAGAAGTGAATAATGTTTATGAGTTTTTAAGAGAAAATACAAATTTAGATTTTAATAAATATTTAAACAAGATAAATGATAGAATGTATCTTCTGCCTTCTCATCCAAATTTGCATCTTTTTAATCAACAGGTTGATTCGTATAAAGTTCTTTCTTTAAAACATAGGTTAAAAAATTTTTTAGTTAGTTATTATTTTGATTATGTTTTGATAGATACTCCTCCTAATTTAGATTCACTTTTAGATAATGCTTTACATATTACGGATAAGCTCGTAATACCTATTCAGGTTGAGAGATTTTCGGTTGAAAGTTTGTCTATATTGATGAAATACATTTCAAAAATTTCTATTTATATAGATAAAGACATTGATATATCAATAGTAGAAAATCAGTTTATGAAAAATAGAAATACTTTTAAGGATATAGAAAATTCAATTCAAGAAAAATATGGTAATTTTATTAAAGGAAAGGTTCATTTTTCCAATAAAGTAAAAGTTTTTACAAATAATTTACAAGAGCCTAGTTATAAGGAGATTTATTATCAAGAATGTTCAGAATGTTTAAATAATATATTAAAAATTTAA
- a CDS encoding DUF226 domain-containing protein has product MESILERLKKKELEIKKKNNRNLFVKVEKINNRTIYHTKIMKDLFSFGINKNQRGKFFVSFRELFNQEKIAVFNLFSLRDGDKFLGISYWYRKPIQNIVTRYEENGIMKASTFSKVYYVEFRFKKGSVCCYIGEITYLLRKEKVNKKYYESLVERMINLEKQIYEFYGKKLPNGGIINKWIKKNQK; this is encoded by the coding sequence ATGGAGAGCATATTAGAACGCCTAAAAAAAAAGGAATTAGAAATTAAGAAAAAAAACAACAGGAATCTTTTTGTAAAAGTAGAAAAAATTAATAACAGGACAATATATCATACAAAAATAATGAAAGATTTGTTCTCTTTTGGGATTAATAAAAACCAAAGAGGTAAATTTTTTGTTTCTTTTAGGGAACTTTTTAATCAAGAAAAAATAGCAGTGTTTAACCTGTTTTCTTTAAGAGATGGTGATAAATTTTTGGGCATATCTTATTGGTATAGAAAACCAATACAAAATATTGTAACAAGATATGAAGAGAATGGTATCATGAAAGCGTCTACGTTTTCAAAAGTTTATTACGTAGAGTTTAGATTTAAGAAAGGTAGTGTTTGTTGTTATATTGGAGAAATTACTTATTTACTTAGAAAGGAAAAAGTTAATAAGAAATATTATGAATCTTTAGTTGAAAGAATGATCAATTTAGAAAAACAAATATATGAATTTTATGGCAAAAAGTTACCAAATGGAGGGATTATAAATAAATGGATAAAAAAAAACCAGAAATAA
- a CDS encoding plasmid maintenance protein translates to MRNTKKFTNKYQHKLIVLISTLNYMNLKLKKYTQNDILYYFNNNMKNNDQKPVKLKTLQSYLYKLEKEFQVTINYHRHLGVNMGTEIHYELKYSKKECYCIINKQFREKKEERHKKRVNVYLEKTCIKNSSVEKWECYYNNCNKEKKKDIKLIEKLQVKKYIRKCNFKSDILYSILNLKLEKNVTIKVCKIIKRTENLIENSIYKRINGTKSKRSKQQELSNILNETRIKLENEGHNSKQLEIQIQEVYEQYKDKPHFIIENNKYNDLKKIIGKLKKTVEHTNRNIQENKKDIRNNVFSILLEQLRHKIDKSILVSILKDYLNKQDKLTYSKVLNNYYYHELLELINNNLDYLKPEELEIITS, encoded by the coding sequence ATGAGGAACACAAAAAAATTTACAAACAAATACCAACATAAATTAATAGTTTTAATATCAACACTAAATTACATGAACTTAAAGTTAAAAAAATACACTCAAAATGACATACTTTATTATTTCAATAATAATATGAAAAACAATGACCAAAAACCTGTTAAACTTAAAACACTACAAAGTTATCTTTATAAATTAGAAAAAGAATTTCAAGTAACAATTAATTATCATAGACATTTGGGTGTTAACATGGGAACTGAAATTCACTACGAACTTAAATACTCTAAAAAAGAATGTTACTGCATAATCAATAAGCAATTTAGAGAGAAAAAAGAGGAAAGACATAAAAAACGTGTTAATGTATATCTTGAAAAAACTTGTATTAAAAATAGCAGTGTAGAAAAATGGGAGTGTTATTATAATAATTGTAATAAAGAAAAGAAGAAAGACATAAAACTTATAGAAAAACTCCAAGTAAAAAAATACATCAGAAAATGCAACTTTAAATCAGACATACTCTATTCTATTTTAAATTTAAAATTAGAAAAAAACGTTACGATTAAAGTATGTAAAATTATTAAAAGAACCGAAAATTTAATTGAAAATAGTATATACAAGAGAATTAATGGTACCAAATCGAAAAGAAGTAAACAGCAAGAATTAAGTAATATCTTGAATGAAACAAGGATTAAACTGGAGAACGAAGGACACAACAGTAAACAGTTAGAAATACAAATACAAGAAGTATATGAACAATATAAAGACAAACCCCACTTCATCATAGAGAATAACAAGTACAATGACTTAAAGAAAATAATAGGAAAGCTTAAAAAAACAGTTGAACATACTAATAGGAACATACAAGAAAACAAGAAAGACATTAGAAATAACGTATTTAGCATACTTCTTGAACAATTAAGACATAAAATAGACAAATCGATTTTAGTATCAATATTGAAGGATTATTTAAATAAACAGGATAAGTTAACATACAGCAAGGTACTTAATAATTATTACTACCATGAACTTTTAGAGTTGATAAATAATAATCTAGATTATTTAAAACCGGAAGAACTTGAAATAATCACCAGTTAA
- the bdr gene encoding Bdr family repetitive protein, whose amino-acid sequence MGLAQPVITQQMVINELIRAGINRDIAIDLSYRYYKNELTYKDIEYLKENLKRLKLFYKLRFKGLRQL is encoded by the coding sequence ATGGGACTTGCTCAACCTGTTATTACTCAACAAATGGTCATCAATGAACTTATTAGAGCTGGGATAAATAGAGATATTGCTATTGATCTGTCTTACAGATATTATAAGAATGAACTTACTTACAAGGATATTGAGTATTTAAAAGAAAACTTGAAAAGGTTGAAGCTCTTTTACAAGCTGAGATTCAAAGGATTGAGACAACTTTAA
- a CDS encoding variable large family protein, which translates to MKRITLSALLMTLFLLLSCGSGSAKVEDPKTTFLNSIANLGKGFLDVFTSLSDMVAGALGIKADTKKSDIGQYFTDIENTMNTVKKKLQDEVTKNGNYLKLKSVVDHFITNILDKIAEGAKEAVKGAEGSDAIGNATSDGHGATPASKDSVVSLVKGIKTMVDIVLKDSEGSAGATKTGEDKKDIGALFIDNTGKADAKEENIAKASASIGSVTGADILKAIAKSTEDPKANSTDGIEKAKDAAEIAIAPVIANKKEIKEDSAKKDAVIAAGIALRAMAKDGKFAANAEKDAHAVNGVAASAVGKTLSTLIIAIRSTVDSGLKSISDTLATVTQEDKSLEATTPADATASRQQQ; encoded by the coding sequence ATGAAAAGAATTACTTTAAGTGCATTATTGATGACTTTATTTTTACTTCTTAGTTGTGGCAGTGGGAGTGCTAAGGTGGAAGATCCTAAAACCACATTCTTAAACTCTATTGCTAATTTAGGTAAGGGTTTCTTAGATGTTTTTACTTCACTTTCTGATATGGTTGCTGGCGCTTTGGGTATTAAGGCTGACACTAAGAAATCTGATATTGGTCAGTATTTCACTGATATTGAAAACACTATGAACACAGTTAAAAAGAAATTGCAAGATGAAGTTACTAAGAATGGTAATTACTTGAAACTTAAATCTGTTGTTGATCACTTTATCACTAACATATTAGACAAGATTGCAGAAGGGGCTAAAGAAGCTGTTAAAGGAGCTGAAGGTAGTGATGCTATTGGTAATGCTACTTCGGATGGGCATGGGGCTACTCCTGCTAGCAAGGATTCAGTTGTTTCTCTTGTTAAAGGGATTAAGACAATGGTTGATATAGTTTTGAAAGACAGTGAAGGGAGTGCAGGTGCTACTAAAACAGGAGAGGATAAAAAGGACATTGGTGCATTGTTTATTGATAATACCGGTAAAGCTGATGCAAAAGAAGAAAATATTGCAAAGGCATCAGCAAGTATTGGTTCAGTGACTGGAGCTGACATCTTAAAAGCTATTGCTAAATCTACAGAAGATCCTAAAGCTAATAGTACTGATGGAATTGAAAAAGCCAAAGATGCAGCTGAGATTGCTATTGCTCCGGTTATTGCTAACAAAAAAGAAATTAAAGAGGATTCAGCGAAGAAAGATGCAGTTATTGCTGCGGGTATTGCTTTAAGAGCTATGGCTAAGGATGGTAAGTTTGCTGCTAATGCTGAAAAAGATGCTCATGCAGTTAATGGTGTTGCTGCTAGTGCTGTTGGTAAGACTTTAAGTACTCTAATAATAGCAATAAGAAGTACTGTTGATAGTGGCTTAAAGTCAATAAGTGATACTCTTGCTACAGTTACACAAGAAGATAAATCTTTAGAAGCTACTACACCTGCAGATGCAACAGCTAGTAGACAGCAACAATAA
- the bdr gene encoding Bdr family repetitive protein, giving the protein MQDSSLHSVASTQIFNGHITEEIIYQEFVKMGMQDFIANELSKRYYRNELTYKDIEYLETTFNLKLEMLERSLKSEIISLKTELDNKIDSVENNLNTKIDTKFKELDNKIDIVKNELKSEISLVRKDIEINKMELNSKLDQTTSEFKSTSKLHNWMFGTLITLNMGIFLTLMSIVYSLLSK; this is encoded by the coding sequence ATGCAAGATTCATCACTACATTCTGTTGCTAGTACACAAATTTTTAATGGGCATATTACAGAGGAGATTATATACCAAGAATTTGTAAAAATGGGTATGCAAGATTTTATTGCAAATGAGCTCTCTAAAAGATATTACCGTAATGAACTTACTTATAAAGATATTGAGTATTTAGAGACCACTTTTAACTTAAAACTTGAGATGTTAGAGCGTAGTTTGAAATCTGAAATTATTTCTTTAAAAACTGAACTTGATAATAAGATAGACTCTGTTGAGAATAATCTTAACACTAAGATTGATACCAAATTTAAGGAGCTTGATAACAAAATAGACATTGTTAAAAATGAGTTAAAATCTGAGATTTCTCTTGTTAGAAAAGATATAGAAATTAATAAAATGGAGCTTAATAGTAAACTTGATCAAACCACATCAGAATTTAAAAGTACATCAAAATTACATAATTGGATGTTTGGTACCCTTATTACACTTAATATGGGAATATTTTTAACATTAATGTCCATAGTTTATTCATTGTTAAGTAAGTAA
- a CDS encoding variable large family protein, with the protein MKRITLSALLMTLFLLLSCGSGSSKTEDPQNKFLKSLISLSNDFLNVFTSFGDILAKTLGFNTNTKKSDVGVYFKTVQDTVQGTKDKLNKIVADMKSENNPNASAVETAVTNLVTTTLDKIIQGAKTASEAIGSDNNPIGNVAADNNGGAAGTGVDSLVKGIKSIVDVVLKDVGNAEAGDDKKAEDGAVGAARANNAGDGAGKLFANATAGADDKKAVADAAKAVGAVTGADILQAMVKNEDSAKLATNDAANVVGVNAPKDGTIAGGIALRAMAKGGKFANGDNAANTKEAIRNIAVSAVTKALDTLTIAISNTIDTELKTVKDAMKFNPNDTLVTTDNQVPETKS; encoded by the coding sequence ATGAAAAGAATTACTTTAAGTGCATTATTGATGACTTTATTTTTACTTCTTAGTTGTGGGAGTGGCAGTTCTAAGACTGAAGATCCTCAGAATAAATTCTTAAAATCTCTTATTAGTTTAAGTAATGACTTCTTAAATGTTTTTACTTCTTTTGGTGATATTCTTGCTAAGACTTTAGGGTTTAATACTAATACTAAAAAGTCTGATGTTGGAGTTTACTTTAAAACTGTTCAAGATACTGTACAAGGCACTAAGGATAAGCTTAATAAAATTGTTGCTGATATGAAATCTGAAAATAATCCTAATGCTTCTGCAGTTGAAACCGCTGTAACTAATTTAGTTACAACCACTCTTGATAAAATAATCCAAGGGGCTAAGACCGCTAGTGAGGCTATTGGTTCTGATAACAACCCAATTGGTAATGTTGCTGCTGATAATAATGGCGGTGCTGCTGGAACTGGTGTTGATAGTCTAGTAAAGGGTATTAAATCAATTGTAGACGTGGTGCTTAAAGATGTAGGAAATGCTGAGGCTGGTGATGATAAAAAAGCTGAAGATGGTGCTGTTGGTGCTGCAAGAGCTAATAATGCTGGAGATGGTGCTGGGAAATTATTTGCTAATGCTACTGCTGGTGCGGATGATAAAAAAGCAGTAGCTGATGCTGCTAAAGCTGTTGGTGCTGTAACTGGGGCTGATATACTACAAGCTATGGTTAAGAATGAAGATTCTGCTAAGTTAGCTACTAATGATGCAGCTAATGTTGTTGGTGTCAATGCTCCTAAGGATGGAACTATAGCAGGAGGTATAGCTTTAAGAGCAATGGCGAAGGGTGGTAAATTTGCTAATGGTGACAATGCTGCTAATACAAAAGAAGCTATAAGGAACATAGCAGTAAGTGCAGTAACTAAAGCATTGGATACTCTCACCATAGCAATAAGCAACACTATTGATACAGAACTTAAGACTGTTAAAGATGCTATGAAATTTAATCCTAATGATACCCTTGTAACTACTGATAATCAGGTTCCTGAAACTAAAAGTTAA
- the bdr gene encoding Bdr family repetitive protein, producing MGLAQPVVTQQMVIAELTKAGINRDIAIDLSYRYYKNELTYKDIEYLETTFNLKLEKVEATLQTEIQRVETTLKSDIRDLDNKIDTVRGELKSNIRDLDNKIDTVENNLNNKIDTKFNELDIKIDTKFNELDTKIDNVRNEVSLVRKDMEINRVELDSKLDKTASEFKSTLRLHGWMFGTLITLNIGIFLTLMSIVYSLLNK from the coding sequence ATGGGACTTGCACAACCAGTAGTTACTCAACAAATGGTTATAGCTGAACTTACTAAAGCTGGGATAAATAGAGATATTGCTATTGATTTATCTTACAGATATTATAAAAATGAACTGACTTACAAGGATATTGAGTATTTGGAGACTACTTTTAACCTTAAGCTTGAAAAGGTAGAAGCAACCTTACAAACTGAGATTCAAAGGGTTGAAACAACTTTAAAATCTGATATTAGGGACCTAGATAACAAAATAGATACAGTCAGAGGTGAATTAAAATCAAACATTAGAGACCTGGATAATAAAATAGATACAGTTGAGAATAATCTTAATAATAAGATAGATACTAAATTCAATGAACTTGATATTAAGATAGATACTAAATTCAATGAACTTGATACCAAGATTGATAACGTTAGAAATGAGGTTTCTCTTGTTAGAAAAGATATGGAAATTAATAGGGTGGAACTTGATAGTAAACTTGATAAAACCGCATCTGAATTTAAGAGTACATTAAGACTTCATGGTTGGATGTTTGGTACCCTTATTACTCTTAATATAGGAATTTTTTTAACATTAATGTCCATAGTCTATTCATTGTTGAATAAGTAA
- a CDS encoding variable large family protein, translating into MKNKLNERIKNFNITILISLFLLLSCGSGQLQAGKDGEAATGGSSLSAVLMEVGRSAENAFYSFLELLSDILGFTAKSTTKKDEVGKYFSELGVKLGEVSKELEEVAKKSEGEGAKDGSIAVVIRAAVEAAKTTLSTLKGHLASLKDIGDAKMVGDSNTVQGVGTTPDEPKLKAAYDAFKGILEESVNAGVVKLETGITTLTAPGGADNKDGAKILSTNGNPDAGDVAKAAAILATVSGKEILASIVASQENDAALNAAAKAETTAMSFAKGGQAAHLAGETNAKAAAVAGGIALRSLVKTGKLASGAADNATGGGKEVQGVGITAVNKLLVAVEDIIKKTVKNVLKAAKEKIDEARAPKSAGQQ; encoded by the coding sequence ATGAAGAATAAATTAAATGAGAGAATTAAAAACTTTAATATAACTATACTTATATCTTTGTTCTTACTTCTTAGCTGTGGCAGTGGTCAACTTCAAGCTGGTAAGGATGGCGAGGCAGCTACAGGTGGAAGCAGTTTAAGTGCAGTTCTAATGGAGGTAGGGAGAAGTGCTGAAAATGCCTTTTATTCTTTTTTGGAGTTACTCTCAGATATATTAGGTTTTACTGCTAAATCAACTACAAAGAAGGATGAGGTAGGAAAGTATTTTAGCGAGCTAGGTGTGAAACTTGGAGAAGTATCAAAAGAGTTAGAAGAAGTAGCAAAAAAATCAGAAGGAGAAGGAGCTAAAGATGGATCAATAGCCGTAGTAATTAGAGCAGCAGTTGAAGCGGCTAAGACTACTTTAAGCACATTAAAAGGTCATTTAGCGTCTTTAAAAGATATAGGTGATGCTAAAATGGTAGGTGATTCAAATACTGTTCAAGGTGTAGGAACAACACCAGATGAGCCTAAGTTAAAAGCAGCATATGATGCATTTAAAGGAATACTAGAGGAATCAGTTAATGCAGGTGTTGTAAAGCTAGAAACAGGAATTACAACATTAACGGCACCAGGAGGAGCAGATAATAAGGATGGGGCTAAGATATTATCTACAAATGGTAATCCAGATGCAGGAGATGTAGCTAAAGCTGCAGCAATACTAGCAACAGTAAGTGGCAAGGAAATACTAGCATCAATAGTTGCGTCACAAGAGAATGATGCAGCACTAAATGCGGCTGCAAAGGCAGAGACAACTGCAATGAGTTTTGCCAAAGGAGGTCAAGCAGCTCACTTAGCAGGTGAAACTAATGCAAAAGCAGCTGCAGTAGCGGGAGGAATAGCACTACGCTCATTAGTTAAGACAGGTAAACTAGCATCAGGCGCAGCTGATAATGCTACAGGAGGAGGAAAAGAAGTACAAGGAGTAGGAATAACAGCAGTAAATAAACTATTAGTAGCAGTAGAAGATATAATTAAAAAGACAGTAAAGAATGTTCTTAAAGCAGCGAAAGAAAAAATAGATGAGGCAAGAGCTCCAAAATCAGCAGGTCAACAATAA
- the bdr gene encoding Bdr family repetitive protein — MGLAQPVITQQMVISELTKAGINRDIAIDLSYRYYKNELTYKDIEFLKENFDIKLEKVEALLQAEIKSVKTELDNKIDTKFNELDNKINTVENNLNSKIDTVENNLNTKIDTVENNLNNKIDTKFNELDNKIDVNKMELKSTLRLHGWMFGTLITLNIGIFLALMSLLVK, encoded by the coding sequence ATGGGACTTGCTCAACCTGTTATTACTCAACAAATGGTTATATCAGAACTTACCAAGGCTGGTATTAATAGAGATATTGCTATTGATTTGTCTTACAGATATTATAAAAATGAACTGACTTACAAGGATATTGAATTCTTAAAAGAAAACTTTGATATTAAACTTGAAAAAGTCGAAGCTCTTTTACAAGCTGAAATTAAATCTGTCAAGACTGAACTGGATAACAAAATAGATACTAAATTTAATGAACTTGATAACAAAATCAACACTGTTGAGAATAATCTTAATTCCAAGATAGACACTGTTGAGAATAATCTTAACACCAAGATAGACACTGTTGAGAATAATCTTAATAATAAGATAGATACTAAATTTAATGAACTGGATAATAAGATTGATGTTAACAAAATGGAACTTAAGAGTACATTAAGACTGCATGGTTGGATGTTTGGCACCCTTATTACTCTTAATATAGGAATATTCTTAGCATTAATGTCATTATTAGTAAAGTAA
- a CDS encoding variable large family protein, whose amino-acid sequence MKNKLNERIKNFNITILISLFLLLSCGSGQQPQAGKDGEAATGGSSLSEVLMEVGRSAENAFYSFLELLSDTLGFTAKSTTKKEDVGGYFSSLGMKLGKASEELEQVAVKATAGVDKGDASKNPIRAAVDEAKTILNTLKTHLDSLGKIGNEDVVGEVPSANKQGASVSINELKAAYKALKGIVDTADKVGVGDLKEGNVQMNAGIIGVAATPEDGAKVLTTGAAGAAVGDKAALIVSAVSGEEILAAIVKSQEGDADKTIGNNADGNTSALEFAKGGNTAAHLAQGAVKPSAVSAGIALRSLVKDGKLASHNANNDEKAVQAVGVTAANKLLRAVEDIIKKTVKNVLDKVKKEVDEVRKPKTAVQ is encoded by the coding sequence ATGAAGAATAAATTAAATGAGAGAATTAAAAACTTTAATATAACTATACTTATATCTTTGTTCTTACTTCTTAGCTGTGGCAGTGGTCAACAACCACAAGCTGGTAAGGATGGCGAGGCAGCTACAGGTGGAAGCAGTTTAAGTGAAGTCCTAATGGAGGTAGGGAGAAGTGCTGAAAATGCCTTTTATTCTTTTTTAGAGTTACTTTCAGATACATTAGGTTTTACTGCTAAATCAACTACAAAGAAAGAGGATGTGGGAGGTTATTTTAGCAGTCTAGGTATGAAGCTTGGGAAAGCATCAGAAGAGTTAGAACAAGTAGCAGTTAAGGCAACAGCAGGTGTTGATAAAGGCGATGCATCCAAAAATCCTATTAGAGCAGCAGTTGATGAAGCTAAAACTATTTTAAACACATTAAAAACTCATTTAGACTCCTTAGGGAAAATAGGCAATGAAGATGTAGTAGGGGAGGTACCAAGTGCTAACAAGCAGGGAGCCTCAGTAAGTATAAATGAATTAAAAGCAGCATATAAAGCGTTAAAAGGAATAGTGGACACAGCAGATAAAGTAGGTGTTGGAGATCTAAAAGAGGGTAATGTTCAAATGAATGCAGGAATAATAGGAGTAGCTGCTACTCCAGAAGATGGAGCTAAGGTCTTAACAACAGGTGCTGCCGGAGCAGCAGTGGGAGATAAAGCAGCATTAATAGTATCAGCAGTAAGTGGAGAAGAAATATTAGCAGCTATTGTTAAATCACAAGAAGGAGATGCGGATAAAACAATAGGAAATAATGCAGATGGAAATACAAGTGCATTAGAATTTGCTAAAGGAGGGAATACTGCAGCTCATCTAGCCCAAGGTGCAGTAAAGCCGAGTGCAGTGAGTGCAGGAATAGCATTACGTTCATTAGTTAAAGATGGTAAATTAGCTTCACATAATGCAAATAATGACGAGAAAGCAGTACAAGCGGTAGGAGTAACTGCAGCAAATAAACTATTGAGAGCCGTAGAAGATATAATTAAGAAGACAGTAAAGAATGTCCTTGATAAAGTAAAGAAAGAAGTAGATGAAGTAAGAAAACCAAAAACAGCAGTTCAGTAG
- a CDS encoding variable large family protein: MKHRLNERIKNFNITILISLFLLISCGSGQLQAEKLAAESKISFFDSLIKIGQGFQEIFGIFGNAIGDAFGFTAVKFGDKRSKVGEHFDKIKKGLGDTKDKLDGLAKDITSTPHADTTGVEATMKGASDVIVKLIDSVTKLAGVTNDSTDIGDARADANAGADGADKISVEAIIKEVKAIIETAEKSGVQIEKGTAGNSVENGNGPKVLAGGNARAAAGDAAKLADEVVKADPWAMINKIKDAKTKEGALSANANNDAGELATGTGAANVTAATNADLAAAVALKAMTKGGKFTQPAENEDGAVKAAAVTAVNKVLGVLDFIIRKTVVSNLDKIREAVKGIQYSETTTESTESSTTQPAATK, encoded by the coding sequence ATGAAGCATAGATTAAATGAGAGAATTAAAAACTTTAATATAACTATACTTATATCTTTATTTTTACTTATTAGCTGTGGAAGTGGTCAACTTCAAGCTGAGAAACTGGCTGCTGAATCTAAAATTTCTTTCTTTGATTCACTTATTAAAATAGGTCAAGGATTTCAAGAGATTTTTGGCATCTTTGGTAATGCTATTGGGGATGCTTTTGGATTTACAGCTGTTAAATTTGGTGATAAGAGAAGTAAAGTTGGTGAACACTTTGATAAGATAAAAAAAGGTTTAGGTGATACTAAAGATAAATTAGATGGATTAGCAAAAGACATAACTTCTACTCCTCATGCTGATACTACAGGAGTTGAAGCTACAATGAAAGGTGCTAGTGACGTTATTGTAAAACTAATTGACTCTGTAACTAAACTTGCTGGGGTAACTAATGATAGTACTGATATTGGTGATGCTCGGGCTGATGCTAATGCTGGTGCTGATGGTGCTGACAAGATTAGCGTTGAAGCTATTATTAAAGAAGTTAAAGCTATAATTGAGACTGCCGAAAAGTCTGGTGTACAGATTGAAAAAGGAACTGCTGGTAATTCTGTAGAAAATGGTAATGGACCTAAAGTACTTGCTGGTGGAAATGCTAGAGCTGCTGCAGGTGATGCTGCAAAATTAGCAGATGAAGTTGTTAAAGCAGACCCATGGGCTATGATTAATAAAATTAAAGATGCTAAAACCAAAGAAGGTGCCCTTAGTGCTAATGCCAATAACGATGCTGGAGAATTAGCTACTGGAACCGGTGCTGCTAATGTTACAGCAGCTACTAATGCAGACTTAGCAGCTGCTGTTGCTCTTAAAGCTATGACTAAAGGTGGTAAATTTACTCAACCTGCTGAAAATGAAGATGGTGCAGTTAAAGCCGCTGCTGTAACTGCTGTAAATAAGGTATTAGGAGTTCTAGATTTTATAATTAGGAAAACAGTTGTAAGCAATCTAGATAAGATAAGAGAAGCTGTTAAGGGAATACAGTACTCTGAAACTACTACTGAATCAACTGAATCTAGTACTACTCAACCCGCTGCTACTAAATAA